One window from the genome of Salvia miltiorrhiza cultivar Shanhuang (shh) chromosome 7, IMPLAD_Smil_shh, whole genome shotgun sequence encodes:
- the LOC130993457 gene encoding rRNA 2'-O-methyltransferase fibrillarin 1-like codes for MVATTPTRGGRGGFRGGRGDGGGRSGGRGRGGGRGGDFGGRSSGMKRGGGRGSGRGGDRGRGRGGPRGGGRGGPMKGGSKVVVEPHRHDGVFIAKGKEDALCTKNLVPGEAVYNEKRVSVQNEDGTKVEYRVWNPFRSKLAAAILGGVDNIWIKPGARVLYLGAASGTTVSHVSDLVGPEGVVYAVEFSHRSGRDLVNMAKKRTNVIPIIEDARHPAKYRMLVGMVDVIFSDVAQPDQARILALNASYFLKAGGHFVISIKANCIDSTVPAEAVFAQEVKKLQAEQFKPAEQVTLEPFERDHACVVGAYRLPKKQKAGA; via the exons ATGGTTGCAACCACACCAACCCGAGGAG GACGCGGTGGCTTTAGGGGCGGCCGAGGAGATGGCGGCGGGAGAAGTGGCGGACGTGGTAGAGGCGGAGGTAGAGGCGGCGACTTCGGCGGCAGAAGTAGCGGAATGAAGAGAGGCGGTGGTAGAGGCAGTGGTAGAGGCGGCGACAGAGGCCGCGGTCGAGGAGGCCCCAGAGGTGGTGGCAGGGGAGGACCGATGAAGGGAGGAAGCAAGGTGGTTGTCGAGCCACACAGACATGACGGCGTTTTCATTGCTAAGGGTAAAGAAGATGCTCTCTGCACTAAAAATCTGGTGCCTGGTGAGGCCGTTTATAATGAGAAGAGGGTTTCCGTTCAG AACGAAGATGGAACCAAGGTCGAATACAGAGTATGGAATCCCTTCCGTTCGAAGTTGGCTGCTGCTATTCTCGGTGGAGTCGACAATATTTGGATT AAACCTGGGGCACGTGTTCTTTACCTTGGCGCTGCTTCTGGAACAACTGTTTCTCATGTTTCCGATCTTGTTGGCCCT GAGGGTGTGGTTTATGCTGTTGAGTTTTCCCACAGAAGTGGTAGAGACTTAGTGAACATGGCTAAGAAACGAACGAATGTTATCCCGATCATTGAGGATGCAAGGCATCCTGCTAAATATAGAATGCTAGTTGGCATGGTTGATGTCATTTTCTCTGATGTTGCTCAGCCTGACCAG GCAAGAATTTTGGCTCTAAATGCATCATATTTCCTTAAAGCCGGTGGCCACTTTGTCATTTCCATCAAG GCCAACTGCATAGATTCGACTGTTCCTGCTGAGGCGGTCTTTGCCCAAGAAGTAAAGAAATTGCAGGCTGAACAATTCAAACCAGCGGAGCAGGTTACCCTGGAACCGTTTGAGCGAGACCATGCATGCGTGGTTGGAGCATATCGTTTGCCGAAGAAACAGAAGGCTGGAGCCTGA